Part of the Triticum urartu cultivar G1812 chromosome 2, Tu2.1, whole genome shotgun sequence genome, TCAGAATTTGGGTATTGTGAAAAGTGTGATTTCTGGATAGTATTTTGTACGATTCATTTGTTCATCTTCAGAACTTAGAAATATTAAGTCTACTTTTTTCTATGATGAAGGTACAAATAGCTCCACTAGAATTGGTAACTGGTGGAGATCATTCATGTTGATTACTTTTGACAAGAATAATAGTCCGCTAGAGAATTTGCTGAAGATTAGATAGGAGTGAAAAAACTAAAGGTTTGGAAGTGATGGTAAAAACTGATACGTCAAATTTAACATTCTCTTATTTCTGTTCTATTATTTTCTTTTAGTTTTGGTGTGTGAATTTGTGGATATATGAGCAGGCCCTAATATTTATTTCTTCAATTCTCTTCCGCCGTCAGGTCGCGGCCTCTTCCTTCTGTAGGTCACCGCCTCCTGCTTCTGCAGGCCGTGCCCCATCCCCCGATTCCCGCAGCAGACAGGCCGTTCACCGCCGGCACCACAGTCCGTTCACTGCCGACAACCGAGGCCGTTCAACGGTGCAATGACGAGGTCTGGCCTTCCCCCTTCCTCTTTACATGTATCTTTGTATTCTGTTTCAGTTCATCTACTTGTCGATCATAAGTTCGATTTCATCTGTGTTTCCATGTTATTCCTGTATAGTACGACGGGTATTTGTATTCATTTCAGTTCATCTACTTGCCGGTTGTAAGTCCAATTACATATGTTTTTCCATGTTCTTCATACAGTATGAGAAGATTTGTAGATGCACAACAGAGTTTGCAGACTGCCATGTTAAACAATGTCAACAGGTTGGAGAGACTCCCTCTTTTGTGCATAGAGGAACCTCTTTTGTCAATTAATTTAAGGTGCTTTGCTATTACAATTTTGGTGCACATGCAACAAGCAGCAAGGGAAAAAGAAGAGCAAGATTGACATCAGTAGTAAAAAATAATAGAACATCAGTTCTAAAATTCCCCGCGCATCAGTACACCTATGTATTGCTTCTGCGATTTTCAAATATGGTTACAGTTGTTGCTTCGATTTTGCTGTTGATGTACATAGTTTGTGATGAGAAGATTTTGTAATTCATTTTGCCGATGGAATGAATTACTAAAAGTTCAAATTTGCTAATTTCTGCAGTTCTGGTTCTCTAGATTGGTCTTGGTACAGGATACATCTTAAGCTTGGTCTTGGTACAGGATACATCTTAAGCTGGAGTTCGTCGCTAAGCAGGTTTGATTATGCAAAGTTCAAGTTTTTTTTGTGTGATGCAGTATAGCTCAACTACATTTTGTTACCTCTTTACTTTTAAATTGCTGACTGGATGTTGAACTAATTCTCTGCCTTCTCCATCACTTACGTGGTGTCCTATTTGCTTGAGCTATTGTACTCATGTATATTTCAAAAATACTAAGAAATGTGGCTATCAATTATCTTATATACAAAAGTTTTGGGACTTGATCTATTGTACTCATGTATATGTCTAAATAGGACCAAATTTTGCTTGTTTTCTGCTTGTATGTATGTGGTTGAACTATTTAGCTATTGAGCGAAGTTTAAACTTTCTATGTGTGAAGGTTCAATCAAATTCATTTTCGTAGCTATGAGGTTGAGCCAATTTTCTCGGCTACTGAAACCGATCACTTGATAGGGAACTCAAAAGAAATAGCATATATGAGCATACATGAAGTTCAAAAGTTCTGGTTCAGGGAAGTAGACATCCTGCAATTTTTGGGAATTAGTAGTTCGCCTTTGCTTAGTGTAGCAAGTTCTCTGGTTGGAAAAGTTAATTCACTTTGCAAAAACTCTGGAGGTCAACAATTTCTTTTGTTTGTTGTAGATGGAGATGTGTGTATGTATACATGTGTTATGGAGATAGGAGAACTTATCTGGTGGTGCGTGCGTGCTGCTGCATCCTCTTCCGGCTGCTCTAATGCACACCTTCAGTACAACTTCTGTATGCCCTCATGTTCACGGATCTTGTAGTACTTTTTTCCATAAAAATCTTGTAGTACTATGTAAAGCAAGCGTGGCCAACACATAGTTTAGGTGTCGCGGTAGTACTCACTATTGATGGTGGCCTTCTTTTGTGCCGCTACTACTTTGCCACCTAGAGTGGTACTGCTACTACTTATCATGTTGATAAAACCTCGCGAACAGTACATCTATTTGATTAACGATTCTGTAGGGAGAAAAAGTTCACCAATGTACAATCTCTAATCTCAATATACCAAAACTTTTTGTTTAGTAGTTGGTACTGCTCAAGTTTATTTCTTGATGTACACATGATGTCCAAATTCTTCTTTCAATTCG contains:
- the LOC125537396 gene encoding uncharacterized protein LOC125537396, yielding MSGAPVDGWIPSSASIASTSASTPHPASRPLPSVGHRLLLLQAVPHPPIPAADRPFTAGTTVRSLPTTEAVQRCNDEYEKICRCTTEFADCHVKQCQQATSSKGKRRARLTSVVKNNRTSVLKFPAHQYTYVLLLRFSNMVTVVASILLLMYIVCDEKIL